One Dryobates pubescens isolate bDryPub1 chromosome 33, bDryPub1.pri, whole genome shotgun sequence DNA window includes the following coding sequences:
- the UBIAD1 gene encoding ubiA prenyltransferase domain-containing protein 1, with the protein MGPGEPVQKISISAESQRGSERNGSGAALAGPERDPPGSWRQKCAAYVLALRPWSFSASLTPVALGSALAYRAEGSLDPGLLVGSAVAVLAVHGAGNLVNTYYDFSKGIDHKKSDDRTLVDQILQPQDVVRFGVFLYTVGCICAAGLYAVSTLKLEHLALIYFGGLSSSFLYTGGIGFKYVALGDVVILITFGPLAVMFAHAVQVGYLSVSPLLYAIPLALSTEAILHSNNTRDMESDRQAGIVTLAILIGPALSYVLYTLLLFLPYLIFCVLATRYTISMALPLLTIPMAFSLERQFRSQSFNKIPQRTAKLNLLLGLFYVFGITLAPDGALPKL; encoded by the exons ATGGGGCCGGGAGAGCCGGTGCAGAAGATCAGCATTAGCGCCGAGAGCCAGCGGGGAAGCGAGAGGAACGGCTCTGGCGCTGCCCTGGCAGGCCCTGAGAGAGACCCACCCggcagctggaggcagaagtGTGCGGCCTATGTGCTGGCGCTCAGGCCTTGGAGTTTCAGTGCTTCTCTCACCCCCGTGGCCCTCGGCAGCGCCCTGGCGTACCGGGCCGAGGGGTCGCTAGATCCAGGGCTCTTGGTTGGAAGCGCTGtggctgtcctggctgtgcACGGAGCTGGCAACTTGGTGAATACCTACTACGACTTCTCCAAAGGCATCGATCATAAGAAGAGTGATGACAGGACTTTAGTGGACCAGATTTTGCAGCCTCAGGATGTAGTCCGGTTTGGAGTCTTCCTTTATACCGTGGGCTGtatttgtgctgctgggctctatGCGGTCTCGACGCTCAAACTGGAGCACCTGGCCCTGATATACTTTGGAGGACTTTCCAGCTCTTTCCTTTATACTGGAg GAATTGGATTTAAGTATGTTGCACTTGGAGACGTGGTGATCCTGATCACCTTCGGGCCCCTGGCTGTCATGTTTGCCCATGCTGTGCAGGTTGGGTATCTGTCTGTCTCGCCGCTGCTCTACGCCATCCCTCTAGCGCTCAGCACTGAGGCCATCCTGCACAGCAACAACACGCGGGACATGGAGTCTGACCGGCAGGCAGGCATTGTCACCTTGGCCATCCTCATCGGCCCTGCGCTCTCCTATGTCCTCTACACCCTGCTGCTCTTCTTGCCCTACCTGATTTTCTGTGTGCTGGCCACACGCTACACCATCAGCATGGCATTGCCACTGCTCACCATCCCGATGGCATTTTCACTGGAGAGGCAGTTTCGGAGTCAGAGCTTCAACAAAATTCCCCAGAGGACAGCCAAACTCAATCTCCTCTTGGGCCTTTTCTATGTTTTTGGCATCACACTAGCACCAGATGGTGCTCTGCCTAAGCTGTAA